From one Perca flavescens isolate YP-PL-M2 chromosome 4, PFLA_1.0, whole genome shotgun sequence genomic stretch:
- the LOC114554756 gene encoding kazrin-like isoform X5 produces the protein MRSEKEEGKAVLLREEVAQLQEEVHLLRQMKDMLSKDLEETQGGCSADLLSATELRVQLGDKEQELDRAKEALQAMKADRKRLKVEKADLASQMQQLYTTLENREDQLREFIRNYDQHRKESEDAVKALAKEKDMLEREKWDLRRQTKEATEQANILRSQMDMKENRVKELEAELTMAKQSLATLTKDVPKRHSLAMPTEPVVNGSQEWVMQADLPLTAAIRQSQQTLYHGHTTDRQAVVRISPCHSRQPSVISDASAADGDRSSTPSDINSPRHRTHSLCNSMEDLEDQKRKKKKEKMTLGSLSRVFARGKQRKSLDPGLFDGTATPDYYIEEDADW, from the exons ATGAGGTCCGAGAAGGAGGAGGGGAAAGCTG tGTTGTTGCGTGAGGAGGTGGCGCAGCTTCAAGAGGAAGTCCACCTGCTGAGGCAAATGAAGGACATGTTGAGTAAGGACCTGGAGGAGACCCAGGGAGGCTGCTCTGCCGATCTGCTCTCAGCCACCGAGCTCCGTGTGCAGCTGGGTGACAAGGAGCAGGAGCTGGACCGTGCCAAGGAGGCCTTACAAG CTATGAAAGCTGACCGTAAGCGTTTAAAAGTGGAGAAGGCAGACTTGGCGAGTCAGATGCAGCAGCTGTACACAACACTGGAGAACAGAGAAGACCAGCTGCGAGAATTCATACGCAACTATGACCAACACCGAAAG GAGAGTGAGGATGCAGTGAAAGCCCTGGCTAAGGAGAAGGACATGCTTGAGAGGGAGAAATGGGACCTGAGGAGGCAGACCAAAGAAGCCACAGAACAGGCCAACATCCTGCGTTCTCAGATGGACATGAAGGAGAATAGGGTCAAAGAACTGGAGGCTGAGCTCACCATG GCGAAGCAGTCTCTCGCCACCTTGACAAAAGACGTACCGAAGCGTCACTCACTGGCCATGCCGACTGAGCCTGTAGTGAACGGCAGTCAGGAGTGGGTGATGCAGGCCGACCTGCCGCTCACTGCGGCCATCCGTCAGAGCCAACAGACCCTCTACCATGGACACACCACGGACAGACAGG CTGTGGTAAGGATCAGCCCCTGCCATTCTCGCCAGCCCTCTGTCATCTCTGACGCCTCGGCAGCCGATGGAGACCGCTCGTCCACGCCCAGCGACATCAACTCACCTCGCCACCGGACCCACTCCCTCTGCAAT TCCATGGAGGACCTGGAGGACCAGAAGcgtaagaagaagaaggagaagatgaCTCTGGGATCCCTGTCGCGGGTGTTCGCTCGAGGCAAGCAGCGCAAGTCACTGGACCCCGGCCTGTTTGATGGTACAGCCACCCCTGATTATTACATAGAGGAGGATGCAGACTggtga